A single Panthera tigris isolate Pti1 chromosome A3, P.tigris_Pti1_mat1.1, whole genome shotgun sequence DNA region contains:
- the LOC122237106 gene encoding uncharacterized protein LOC122237106, with amino-acid sequence MPGLGSLSTNILPLILECPPPLQGPGQHLDDPSLGGGIHKQPKPLDKHRDADQALAPSQPPSPIWSSCSPLTRYSWGSLPYLWPLPASPPPSWPLHFLSCHQRPLEIKDSGRSLLPSALCQVSQPVQSPKGQQGPKERKSVPVLCSLLAPGLLEWPPAAPGPRMLTEQYHRGRDGPDASQHKITGSLMNLGTMALVRGPA; translated from the exons ATGCCAGGGCTGGGCTCCCTTTCGACCAACATTTTGCCTCTTATTTTGGAATGCCCACCTCCCCTGCAGGGCCCTGGTCAGCACCTAGATGACCCAAGTCTGGGGGGCGGGATACACAAGCAGCCCAAACCCCTGGACAAACACAGAGACGCAGACCAAGCCCTTGCTCCCTCTCAGCCCCCAAGTCCCATCTGGTCTTCCTGTTCTCCTCTAACCCGCTATTCCTGGGGGTCCTTGCCTTACCTGTGGCCCCTGCCAGCTTCCCCACCGCCCTCATGGCCCCTCCATTTCCTCTCCTGCCACCAGAGACCTTTGGAAATCAAGGATTCCGGCAGATCTCTCCTGCCGAGTGCCCTCTGCCAAGTGTCCCAGCCTGTGCAGAGCCCCAAGGGGCAACAGGGGccaaaggagaggaagagtgTCCCCGTGCTCTGTAGCCTGCTGGCCCCTGGCCTGCTAGAGTGGCCTCCCGCTGCTCCTGGGCCCCGCATGCTGACCGAG CAGTACCACCGGGGAAGAGATGGGCCAGACGCAAGCCAACACAAAATCACTGGGAGCCTGATGAATCTGGGGACGATGGCCCTTGTCAGAGGCCCTGCTTGA